The genomic segment AAAAGACTCATCACAAACAGTAGTTTCATTCACCTCTCCCAAACGGCTTAAGCGCCAAAGTAAAGCAAATACATCAAACTTACCGACAGGTCCGCCTGTTAACGCGGAGAAATCCTTTACCGCCGTTGCCCGCTTACTGCGGCATAAGCTACAGCCATAATCCACATCCACAGCACAACAGCGAAACGAGGAATTTTCCAAATACTCCAGAGCAAAAAAGTGGAAATGACGATTGCCACCATCCATATCATCCAAATTCTGTTCTTAAAGCGAAGCCGGGCCGATCCTTTGGGCAGACATAAAACAGTGGCTTCCATGAACAAAGCCGCCAGTGCAAAAATAAAAAGTAAATAAATAATGGAGACCATGTCTGTGCATGCCTATGTATGCCGTAAGGCATCCACAATATTGAGCTGCGCAGCCCGCCTTGCCGGCCACCATGCCGACAATAACGCCACAAACACCAGACCCAGTGCCGTCGTCAGCAGCATCCTGCTCTCGCCCCACACCCGTACAGTCAGCGGGATAGGATCAACATTCCCCGGCGGAGTCCAGGTCAGGCCGCTGTGGTTCACAATCCACGCCAGTGCCAATGCCGTCAGCAACCCAGCCACCGCACCCAATAAACCGAGCAACACACCTTCGCAGACAAATAAGCGACGGATGCCAGACTGGCGCAAGCCGATAGCGCGCAAGGTGCCGATTTCCACGGTTCGCTCCACCACGGCCATGCTCATGGTGTTGCTCACGGTAAACAGCACAATCGAGCCAATCAGCAGGGAGATAAACCCAAAGATGGCCGTAAACATGCCGGTGATTTGGCCGTATTGCGGATTAATCGTGGTGTAATCCAACACTTCAAGCGGATGGTTCTTAAGTGGCCCCGCCAACAATTCCGCCAGCCGCGCTCTGGCCGCAGCCATCTGGCTGCTGTGCTTCAGCTGCAGCACAATCGCCGTGACCTGCGGCGTACCCGCACCATAAATCAACTTTTGCGCCTGAGATAAATGCAGGCCCACAAACATATCATCCAGCTCTTTCACCCCAATGGTTTCAGCCTTCACCACCGTCAGGGCGGCCACATTGGGCGCACCATGCGAATTAGCCGCCAGCATTTCAATCCGGCCTGTGTTTGGTGTGCCCGCTGTGCCTTCTGACAAGGCCAGTACATCGGCGGGCGCATCCGCGCCACTGGCGGCTTCCACACTGGGTTGCGGGCAATTCTTTACTTGCAAAACGCCGCACAAAGCCAATACCCGCGCCACGCCCGAGCCAATCACCACCGCATCTTCTGCAGT from the Iodobacter fluviatilis genome contains:
- a CDS encoding ABC transporter permease, whose amino-acid sequence is MNIFSLAMRNLLRNYRRSLATLLAMLVGAVTILLFGGYSQDLNLGLQTGFVQSSGHLQIQHKDYFLYGNGNPAAYGIADYPRLLEVLQKDPVLAPMLNVMTPTLSLGGIAGNFSAGVSRTVLGRGAVVEDQNKLGQWNDYDFPIKPKKSALTGTAEDAVVIGSGVARVLALCGVLQVKNCPQPSVEAASGADAPADVLALSEGTAGTPNTGRIEMLAANSHGAPNVAALTVVKAETIGVKELDDMFVGLHLSQAQKLIYGAGTPQVTAIVLQLKHSSQMAAARARLAELLAGPLKNHPLEVLDYTTINPQYGQITGMFTAIFGFISLLIGSIVLFTVSNTMSMAVVERTVEIGTLRAIGLRQSGIRRLFVCEGVLLGLLGAVAGLLTALALAWIVNHSGLTWTPPGNVDPIPLTVRVWGESRMLLTTALGLVFVALLSAWWPARRAAQLNIVDALRHT